The following coding sequences are from one Pseudoalteromonas aliena SW19 window:
- the cmoA gene encoding carboxy-S-adenosyl-L-methionine synthase CmoA: MTIKDSIYASEQQVKDFSFDQNVVEVFPDMIQRSVPGYATIVSTMGKLAGQYAQSNSNLYDLGCSLGAVTLSMRRNIRTDNCHIIAVDNSQAMVERCKVHLQGFKSDVPVTVTLGDINELEIQNASVVAMNFTLQFIPHAQRQAVLEKIYANLKPGGVLLLSEKIKAENEQCDNLLIDLHHDFKRHNGYSELEISQKRTAIENVMRPDTLSTHVNRLSDIGFSQTQVWYQCFNFCSMVAIK, encoded by the coding sequence TTTTGATCAAAATGTAGTCGAAGTATTCCCCGATATGATCCAGCGCTCTGTGCCTGGCTATGCCACTATTGTAAGTACGATGGGCAAACTTGCTGGGCAATATGCACAAAGTAATTCTAATTTATATGATTTAGGCTGCTCACTGGGTGCCGTCACGCTTAGCATGCGCCGTAACATTCGTACCGATAACTGCCATATAATAGCCGTAGATAACTCTCAAGCTATGGTTGAACGCTGTAAAGTACATTTACAAGGTTTTAAGTCTGATGTGCCAGTTACTGTCACTTTAGGCGATATTAATGAGCTTGAGATTCAAAATGCATCGGTTGTTGCAATGAACTTTACATTACAGTTTATTCCACATGCTCAGCGCCAAGCGGTGCTTGAAAAAATATACGCGAATTTAAAACCTGGCGGTGTATTGCTGCTAAGCGAAAAAATTAAAGCTGAAAATGAGCAATGCGATAATTTATTAATAGATTTGCACCACGACTTTAAACGTCACAATGGTTACTCTGAGCTTGAAATAAGCCAAAAGCGTACCGCTATTGAAAACGTAATGCGTCCCGACACACTCAGTACTCACGTTAATCGTTTAAGTGACATTGGCTTTAGCCAAACGCAAGTGTGGTATCAATGTTTTAATTTTTGCTCAATGGTAGCAATTAAATAA
- the cmoB gene encoding tRNA 5-methoxyuridine(34)/uridine 5-oxyacetic acid(34) synthase CmoB, producing MSQWFNQFYASIAQSPLSHWLETLPAQLKHWQLEASHGDLPKWQKVLKNLPEVSTRHVDISTKVEIGAAGEISEGEQKQALHLLKRMMPWRKGPFTVHGIEINTEWRSDWKWDRLLPHIEPLKGRTVLDIGCGSGYHLWRMRGEGAEFVVGIDPSDLFLCQFQAIKHYNPDENVHLLPLGVEALPELKAFDTVFSMGVLYHRRSPIDFLAQLKAQLRPGGELVLETLVIEGDENTVLVPTDRYAKMRNVWFIPSTAALKLWMERVGFKDVQIKDCAITTLDEQRKTDWMENESLIDFLDPNDTSKTIEGYPAPLRAILTAKA from the coding sequence ATGTCTCAATGGTTTAATCAATTTTACGCATCTATTGCACAAAGCCCACTTAGCCACTGGTTAGAAACCTTACCTGCGCAATTAAAGCATTGGCAGTTAGAGGCAAGCCACGGCGATTTACCCAAATGGCAAAAAGTGCTTAAAAACTTGCCTGAGGTTTCAACACGCCATGTTGATATTTCTACTAAGGTAGAAATTGGCGCTGCTGGCGAAATAAGTGAAGGTGAACAAAAACAAGCACTGCATTTATTAAAACGTATGATGCCATGGCGTAAAGGCCCATTCACTGTGCACGGTATTGAAATAAATACAGAGTGGCGCAGTGATTGGAAGTGGGACAGACTCCTACCGCATATTGAGCCACTAAAAGGCCGCACTGTTTTAGATATTGGTTGCGGCTCTGGTTATCATTTATGGCGTATGCGCGGTGAAGGTGCAGAATTTGTGGTGGGTATTGATCCATCTGATTTATTTTTATGTCAGTTTCAGGCTATTAAACACTACAACCCAGACGAAAATGTGCATTTATTGCCACTAGGCGTTGAAGCATTACCCGAGCTTAAAGCGTTTGATACGGTTTTTTCGATGGGCGTACTTTATCATCGTCGCTCACCTATCGACTTTTTGGCGCAGCTAAAAGCGCAGCTTCGCCCAGGCGGTGAACTTGTACTTGAAACGTTGGTAATTGAAGGCGACGAAAACACAGTATTAGTCCCTACCGATCGTTACGCTAAAATGCGCAATGTGTGGTTTATTCCAAGTACTGCAGCACTAAAGCTATGGATGGAACGTGTTGGCTTTAAAGATGTGCAAATAAAAGATTGCGCTATTACTACTTTAGATGAACAACGTAAAACCGATTGGATGGAAAACGAGTCATTAATTGATTTTTTAGATCCAAACGATACCAGCAAAACCATTGAGGGTTACCCTGCTCCGCTTAGAGCCATATTAACGGCCAAAGCGTAA
- the purM gene encoding phosphoribosylformylglycinamidine cyclo-ligase, with the protein MSEQKQSLSYKDAGVDIDAGNALVERIKGVVKKTRRPEVMGGIGGFGALCEIPEGYKQPVLVAGTDGVGTKLRLAIDLKKHDTVGIDLVAMCVNDLIVQGAEPLFFLDYYATGKLDVDTAADVVTGIGKGCEISGCALIGGETAEMPGMYDGEDYDMAGFCTGVVEKSKIIDGTKVAAGDQLIALASSGPHSNGFSLIRKVLEVSNADTSADFEGKTLGETLLEPTRIYVKPLLELFKSVDVHALSHITGGGFWENIPRVLPASAKAVVKGDSWQWPPIFNWLQENGNITTHEMYRTFNCGVGMVLVVPADKLEQSLTMLEDLGENAWHLGEIQDAAADEEQVEIVGGAK; encoded by the coding sequence GTGAGCGAACAAAAACAGTCTCTTAGCTATAAAGACGCGGGCGTAGATATCGACGCTGGTAATGCACTTGTTGAGCGTATTAAAGGCGTAGTTAAAAAAACGCGTCGTCCTGAAGTGATGGGCGGAATTGGTGGTTTTGGCGCACTTTGCGAAATTCCTGAAGGTTATAAGCAACCAGTACTCGTTGCAGGCACAGATGGCGTAGGTACTAAACTACGTTTAGCAATCGATTTAAAAAAGCACGATACTGTTGGTATTGATTTAGTTGCGATGTGTGTAAACGATTTAATAGTTCAAGGTGCTGAACCCCTGTTTTTCCTAGATTACTATGCAACAGGTAAGCTAGATGTAGACACAGCAGCCGACGTAGTGACAGGTATTGGTAAAGGGTGTGAAATTTCAGGTTGCGCCCTAATTGGTGGCGAAACAGCTGAAATGCCAGGTATGTATGATGGTGAAGACTACGACATGGCAGGTTTTTGTACAGGCGTTGTAGAAAAATCAAAAATTATTGATGGCACAAAAGTAGCCGCAGGCGATCAGCTTATTGCCCTTGCGTCAAGCGGCCCTCATTCAAATGGTTTTTCTTTAATTCGTAAAGTCCTTGAAGTGTCAAACGCAGATACCAGCGCTGACTTTGAAGGTAAAACATTAGGCGAAACCTTACTTGAGCCTACGCGTATTTACGTTAAACCTTTACTTGAGTTATTTAAAAGCGTTGACGTACATGCTCTTTCGCACATTACTGGCGGCGGTTTTTGGGAAAACATTCCACGCGTATTGCCTGCGTCGGCAAAAGCTGTTGTTAAAGGTGATAGCTGGCAGTGGCCACCTATTTTTAACTGGTTACAAGAAAACGGCAACATTACTACACATGAAATGTACCGTACATTTAACTGTGGTGTAGGCATGGTTTTAGTGGTCCCTGCAGATAAACTTGAACAAAGCTTAACAATGTTAGAAGACTTGGGCGAAAACGCTTGGCATCTTGGTGAAATTCAAGACGCAGCCGCTGACGAAGAACAAGTTGAAATTGTAGGTGGTGCTAAGTAA
- the purN gene encoding phosphoribosylglycinamide formyltransferase: MAPTRLVVLISGSGSNLQAIIDACERGEINGHIAAVISNKTDAYGLERAKQAGIATKVLSHKDFDSREAYDAQLMNIIDSFMPNLVVLAGFMRILTPSLVQKYVGKMLNIHPSLLPKYQGLNTHQRAIDAKDDVHGVSVHFVTEELDGGPVILQAQIPVLKDDTADTLAKRVHEQEHIIYPLVVKWFSEHRLTMEADYAVLDKKQLPAHGAHYPQ, encoded by the coding sequence ATGGCACCCACTCGTCTGGTAGTTTTGATCTCAGGCAGTGGCTCTAATTTGCAAGCCATCATAGATGCCTGCGAACGTGGCGAGATAAACGGGCATATAGCGGCTGTCATTAGTAACAAGACAGACGCTTATGGCCTAGAACGCGCTAAACAAGCAGGTATTGCCACAAAGGTGCTCAGTCATAAAGATTTTGACTCGCGCGAAGCGTACGACGCGCAATTAATGAACATTATCGATTCTTTTATGCCGAATCTAGTTGTATTAGCTGGGTTTATGCGTATTCTTACTCCTAGCTTAGTGCAAAAATATGTTGGAAAAATGTTGAACATTCATCCATCTTTGTTGCCTAAGTATCAGGGGCTGAATACCCACCAAAGAGCAATTGATGCAAAAGACGATGTTCATGGCGTAAGTGTTCATTTTGTTACTGAAGAATTAGACGGCGGTCCCGTTATACTTCAGGCGCAAATACCTGTACTCAAGGACGATACAGCAGACACATTAGCAAAACGCGTGCATGAGCAAGAGCATATAATTTATCCTTTGGTGGTCAAATGGTTCAGTGAACACAGACTTACTATGGAAGCAGATTATGCAGTTCTTGACAAAAAACAACTTCCTGCACACGGCGCGCACTACCCACAATAA
- a CDS encoding DUF3108 domain-containing protein, with product MTKNNFLHTARTTHNKKISALLLCAGALLPTSLIAGELTQYQANYDILRKGKNHGEAVRELKKIADNTYQLTYHSNIEWMIFSDSREETSKFTFQNGKVTPHHYSMIRTGTGPDKDYKIDFDTQNKVVTSSSSEYPLECEWTDDFQDAISYQVQVREGLKKGETSFSFPLIDKKGNRRDYNFEVVGKEMIPLPIGNVDTIKVKRLYDNDKRQAIAWFAPEMDYMLVRMWKGEKGTEQFEVQMNSFTVTQPTAVTAAPTPVQQ from the coding sequence TTGACAAAAAACAACTTCCTGCACACGGCGCGCACTACCCACAATAAAAAAATAAGTGCCTTGCTATTATGTGCGGGCGCTTTACTTCCAACTAGCCTGATTGCAGGCGAATTGACCCAGTATCAAGCTAACTATGATATTTTGCGTAAAGGTAAAAATCATGGTGAAGCTGTGCGTGAGCTCAAAAAAATAGCCGACAATACTTACCAGTTAACATACCACAGTAATATTGAGTGGATGATTTTCTCTGACTCTCGTGAAGAAACATCAAAATTTACTTTTCAAAATGGCAAGGTTACTCCGCATCATTACTCGATGATCCGCACCGGTACAGGCCCAGATAAAGACTACAAAATAGACTTTGATACGCAAAATAAAGTAGTCACTAGCAGCAGTAGTGAATACCCACTTGAATGCGAATGGACAGATGATTTTCAGGACGCTATTTCATATCAAGTGCAAGTACGCGAAGGCTTAAAAAAAGGTGAAACAAGTTTTTCATTCCCACTGATTGATAAAAAAGGTAATCGTCGCGACTATAACTTTGAAGTTGTAGGAAAAGAGATGATTCCGTTACCAATCGGAAACGTAGATACAATTAAAGTGAAGCGTTTATACGATAACGATAAACGCCAAGCTATTGCATGGTTTGCACCAGAGATGGATTACATGTTAGTGCGTATGTGGAAAGGTGAAAAAGGTACAGAGCAATTTGAAGTACAAATGAATTCCTTTACAGTTACCCAGCCAACGGCTGTTACAGCAGCGCCGACACCTGTCCAACAATAG
- a CDS encoding class II glutamine amidotransferase, whose amino-acid sequence MCELLGMSANVPTDICFSFSGLLERGGNTGPHKDGWGITFYEGKGCRTFKDPEPSYQSEIAKLVKAYPIKSVSVISHIRQGNRGRVCLENTHPFTRELWGREITYAHNGQLSNYHDLKTEYYRPVGNTDSELAFCWLLDKIREKYPKRPSNMASVFRYAAKLSHTLREKGVFNMLLTDGVFVLAYCTNNLHYITRRAPFGKATLIDADMVVDFQQETTPNDVVTVIATRPLTNDERWQKMQPGEFVLFKMGELI is encoded by the coding sequence ATGTGTGAGTTACTTGGTATGTCAGCCAATGTGCCTACTGATATCTGTTTTAGTTTTTCAGGCCTTTTAGAGCGCGGTGGGAATACGGGACCTCACAAAGATGGGTGGGGTATTACCTTTTATGAGGGTAAAGGCTGTAGAACCTTTAAAGATCCTGAGCCGAGTTATCAGTCCGAAATTGCAAAGCTGGTTAAAGCATACCCTATTAAAAGTGTGTCAGTAATTAGCCATATTCGCCAAGGTAACCGCGGGCGAGTATGTCTAGAAAACACTCATCCATTTACACGTGAGTTGTGGGGGCGCGAGATTACATACGCACACAATGGGCAATTGTCTAATTATCATGATTTAAAAACAGAATATTATCGTCCGGTGGGAAATACCGATAGCGAACTGGCGTTTTGTTGGTTGCTTGATAAAATTCGCGAAAAATACCCTAAGCGTCCAAGTAATATGGCGTCGGTTTTCAGATATGCCGCTAAGCTTTCGCATACACTGCGTGAAAAAGGGGTGTTTAATATGCTACTTACCGATGGCGTATTTGTTTTAGCTTATTGCACTAATAACTTACATTACATAACGCGCCGTGCGCCATTTGGTAAAGCAACATTAATTGATGCCGATATGGTGGTTGATTTTCAACAAGAAACCACACCAAACGATGTAGTAACAGTGATAGCCACAAGGCCTTTGACGAATGATGAGCGATGGCAAAAAATGCAGCCAGGGGAGTTTGTGTTATTTAAAATGGGTGAACTTATATAG
- a CDS encoding SDR family oxidoreductase — translation MHRLKEKVVLVTGAARGIGQAIAQLFCDEGATVILSDINDELGQTVSSSIKGKAEYHHLDVSKVDDWELIRRYIESKYGRLDVLINNAGITGFLETTGPHDPENLDIESWHKVHSVNLDGVALGCKTAIALMKKSTSASIVNLSSRSGIVGIPGAAAYASSKAAVRNHSKTVALYCAQNNYPIRCNSIHPGAILTPMWDAMLGEGDARESAIKAISSDIPLNTMGDAKDVAYAALYLASDESKYVTGIELNVDGGILAGSSASPSEE, via the coding sequence ATGCATCGATTAAAAGAAAAAGTGGTCTTAGTGACTGGCGCTGCGAGGGGAATTGGGCAAGCTATTGCACAATTATTTTGTGACGAAGGTGCAACTGTAATCCTCAGCGACATTAATGATGAACTAGGCCAAACAGTGTCATCTTCTATAAAAGGTAAAGCTGAGTATCACCATTTAGATGTTTCAAAGGTCGATGACTGGGAATTGATAAGACGTTATATTGAAAGCAAATATGGCAGACTTGATGTATTAATTAATAATGCAGGAATTACGGGATTTCTTGAAACAACAGGGCCTCATGATCCAGAAAATCTAGATATTGAGAGCTGGCATAAGGTGCACAGCGTTAACTTAGATGGTGTCGCTCTAGGGTGTAAAACGGCGATCGCATTGATGAAAAAGTCAACATCAGCAAGCATTGTGAATTTATCGTCTCGCTCTGGCATTGTTGGTATACCTGGAGCCGCAGCTTATGCATCAAGTAAAGCTGCAGTAAGAAATCATAGCAAAACAGTCGCCTTATATTGTGCACAAAACAATTACCCTATTCGCTGCAATTCAATACATCCAGGCGCAATTTTAACGCCAATGTGGGATGCAATGCTAGGTGAAGGAGATGCCAGAGAGTCAGCCATTAAAGCAATCTCTAGTGATATTCCATTAAATACCATGGGAGACGCTAAAGATGTTGCATATGCAGCACTTTACTTAGCTTCTGACGAATCGAAATATGTGACCGGAATTGAACTCAATGTTGACGGTGGTATTTTAGCGGGGAGCTCTGCTTCACCATCAGAAGAATAG
- the fadE gene encoding acyl-CoA dehydrogenase FadE, producing the protein MTLIFTLGLIVLLCTAIYHRASWNTALGVSAATLLIGTFAGAFGLISWLIFLVIAVPLSVTGIRQQYIIKPIFATFKKVTPSMSDTEKSAIAAGTTWWEADLFCGNPDWKKLHQYPVPKLTIEEQAFVDGPVEEVCAMLDDWEATHELTDLPQDVWQYLKDNKFFAMIIKKEYGGLEFSAFAQSCVLQKLTSKSTLLSSTVGVPNSLGPGELLQHYGTKEQKDHYLPRLASGQEIPCFALTSPEAGSDASSIPDYGVVCKGQWNGEEVVGISLTWNKRYITLAPVATVLGLAFKLQDPDGLIGDNKEPGITCALIPTDTPGVEIGRRHFPLNVPFQNGPTRGKDIFVPLDYIIGGPDMAGQGWRMLVECLSVGRAITLPSNSAGGIKMIAVATGAYSRIRRQFRLPIGKMEGVEESLAKLAGYAYSSDAAVSMSTGAVDLGEKPSVVSAIIKYHLTEQMRDATIHAMDVLGGKGIMLGPNNYLGRGYQGAPIAITVEGANILTRNMIIYGQGAIRCHPFVLTELGACEIEDREEALNVFDKALMGHIGFTMSNLVRTKWLALTGARFTSVPYNDETAEFYRIASRFSASLALMSDISMAVFGGSLKRKERISARLGDLLSYLYLVSATLKRYNDEGRKKEDFALVKWSCQDHLYHCQRALADLINNMPSAPLRGVLKILLFPFGRPVRKPTDQLEHKLAKLLQVPSETRNRLASYIYLKNEPLNLVGRQEQTLKDILEVEPLFDRVCKEKGLKLPFFQLDKVAQMGLEAGILSQAEADKLAAVEQSRLDVINVDDFDPADLLAGKAARNSVVKNADAA; encoded by the coding sequence ATGACACTCATATTTACACTCGGTTTAATCGTACTGCTTTGCACTGCGATTTACCACAGAGCGAGTTGGAACACAGCACTTGGTGTTTCTGCCGCAACCCTACTTATAGGTACCTTCGCCGGTGCTTTTGGTTTAATTAGCTGGTTGATCTTCTTGGTCATCGCGGTTCCTCTTTCTGTTACTGGCATTCGTCAGCAATATATCATCAAGCCAATTTTTGCTACGTTTAAAAAAGTAACGCCAAGCATGTCTGATACTGAAAAATCAGCCATTGCCGCCGGTACAACGTGGTGGGAAGCAGATTTATTTTGCGGTAACCCTGATTGGAAAAAGCTTCATCAATACCCTGTACCTAAGCTTACAATTGAAGAACAAGCTTTTGTCGATGGCCCAGTTGAAGAAGTGTGTGCCATGTTGGATGATTGGGAAGCAACACACGAACTAACCGACCTTCCACAAGATGTATGGCAATATCTAAAAGATAATAAATTCTTTGCTATGATCATCAAAAAGGAATACGGCGGTTTAGAGTTTTCTGCATTTGCACAATCATGTGTACTTCAAAAACTAACAAGTAAATCAACGTTACTCTCGTCAACTGTTGGCGTACCTAACTCTTTAGGCCCTGGTGAATTATTACAACACTATGGAACAAAAGAGCAAAAAGACCATTACTTACCGCGTTTAGCTAGCGGCCAAGAAATCCCTTGTTTTGCCTTAACCTCACCAGAAGCGGGCTCTGATGCAAGCTCTATCCCAGACTACGGTGTGGTGTGTAAAGGACAATGGAATGGTGAAGAAGTTGTGGGTATTAGCTTAACGTGGAACAAGCGTTATATTACACTTGCACCCGTTGCAACCGTACTTGGTCTTGCATTTAAATTACAAGATCCAGATGGCTTAATTGGCGACAATAAAGAGCCAGGCATCACCTGTGCACTTATCCCAACAGATACTCCTGGAGTTGAAATTGGTCGTCGACACTTTCCGCTTAACGTACCATTTCAAAATGGTCCTACTCGCGGTAAAGACATTTTTGTACCACTTGATTACATTATTGGTGGGCCAGATATGGCTGGTCAAGGCTGGCGCATGCTGGTTGAATGTTTATCGGTTGGTCGTGCAATTACATTGCCGTCAAACTCTGCCGGTGGCATTAAAATGATTGCTGTAGCAACGGGTGCTTATAGTCGCATTCGTCGTCAGTTCCGTTTACCTATTGGTAAAATGGAAGGTGTTGAAGAGTCACTAGCTAAATTAGCTGGTTATGCTTACAGCTCTGATGCTGCGGTTAGTATGTCTACGGGCGCGGTTGATTTAGGCGAAAAACCATCGGTTGTTTCTGCCATTATTAAATATCACCTTACAGAGCAAATGCGTGATGCAACGATTCATGCAATGGACGTACTTGGTGGTAAGGGCATCATGCTTGGGCCAAATAACTATTTAGGTCGTGGCTATCAAGGTGCACCTATTGCCATTACTGTTGAAGGTGCAAACATCTTGACCCGTAATATGATTATTTACGGTCAAGGTGCAATTCGCTGTCATCCATTTGTACTTACCGAACTAGGTGCGTGCGAAATTGAAGACCGCGAAGAAGCGCTTAATGTATTTGATAAAGCGCTAATGGGTCACATTGGCTTTACTATGTCAAACCTTGTACGTACTAAGTGGCTTGCACTTACTGGTGCTCGCTTTACAAGTGTGCCGTACAACGACGAAACCGCTGAGTTTTATCGTATTGCGTCACGCTTTAGTGCATCGCTTGCACTTATGTCAGACATAAGCATGGCTGTATTTGGCGGATCACTAAAACGTAAAGAACGTATTTCTGCACGTTTAGGTGATTTACTAAGTTACTTATACTTAGTGTCTGCAACGCTTAAGCGTTACAACGACGAAGGCCGTAAAAAAGAGGATTTTGCTCTAGTAAAATGGAGTTGCCAAGATCATCTTTACCATTGCCAACGTGCACTTGCTGACTTAATCAATAACATGCCTTCTGCACCACTACGTGGCGTATTAAAAATATTGTTATTCCCATTTGGCCGCCCAGTACGCAAACCAACGGATCAGCTTGAGCATAAACTTGCTAAGTTACTTCAAGTACCAAGCGAAACACGTAATCGTTTAGCAAGTTACATATACTTAAAAAATGAGCCACTTAACCTTGTAGGTCGTCAAGAGCAAACGCTTAAAGATATCCTTGAGGTTGAACCGTTATTTGACCGTGTATGTAAAGAAAAAGGCCTTAAACTGCCATTTTTCCAGCTGGATAAAGTAGCGCAAATGGGACTAGAAGCTGGCATATTAAGCCAAGCAGAAGCTGATAAACTTGCTGCTGTTGAACAGTCTCGTTTAGATGTTATTAACGTTGATGACTTTGATCCTGCTGACTTACTTGCAGGTAAAGCCGCGCGTAATAGCGTAGTAAAAAATGCTGATGCGGCTTAA
- a CDS encoding S9 family peptidase, with the protein MKQSLKLASLTCAITLALAGCSQSTVFNSTANPQVTQTQSVKNYDAGTFFDTTSITGNSFSSTGDKILVSSDESGIYSLYEVDAKTGGKTRLTNFEDSTYPVRYFPNDDRVLFTKDSGGNERYHVYVREADGTMTDLTPGDETRASFAGFTNDGSQFFITSNKRDAKFMDLYRVDSKTYAVTPIYQNTLGLNVGAISPDGRYIALSKSNTNKDSDTFILDTFKKSLKPQLISKHDTPAQYSPETFSVDSNYLYYSTDAKGEFSQVWRYDLATGEHSAALKDDWDVSFIYFSKSGRYQVSGVNADASTKVTVIDTQTGKEIAMPTLPAGNLRSVNFSNDEKTMAFYLNSDTSPSNLFVWQVGSNQAKQLTNTLSKEINQNDLVESTIVRFKSFDGLEIPGVLYKPKQASSTNKVPALIWVHGGPGGQSRTGYSAMQQHLVNHGYAIFAVNNRGSSGYGKTFFHLDDKKHGTDDLQDIVFGKQHLQGLDWVDADRIGIMGGSYGGFMTAAALAFEPEEFKVGINIFGVTNWVRTLNSIPPWWESFKKSLYDEMGDPATDGERHRAISPLFHAKNITKPLMVIQGANDPRVLQVESDELVAAVKANGVPVEYVLFDDEGHGFSKKENRITASNAYLNFLDTYLK; encoded by the coding sequence ATGAAACAGTCTTTAAAATTAGCAAGCCTTACCTGTGCGATAACGCTGGCATTGGCTGGTTGTAGCCAGTCAACAGTATTTAATAGCACCGCGAATCCGCAAGTTACTCAAACTCAATCAGTTAAAAATTATGACGCTGGTACCTTTTTTGATACTACCTCTATCACAGGAAATAGTTTCTCCTCAACAGGCGACAAAATTTTAGTCAGTAGTGATGAAAGTGGTATTTACAGCTTGTACGAAGTAGATGCGAAAACTGGCGGAAAAACTCGTTTAACCAACTTTGAGGACAGCACTTATCCTGTGCGTTACTTTCCAAATGATGATCGAGTGCTATTTACCAAAGATTCAGGTGGGAATGAACGATACCATGTGTACGTGCGTGAAGCTGATGGCACAATGACAGATCTAACGCCAGGGGATGAAACCCGCGCCAGCTTTGCCGGTTTTACCAACGATGGTAGCCAATTTTTCATCACCAGTAACAAGCGCGATGCTAAATTTATGGACTTATACCGTGTTGATAGTAAAACCTACGCAGTAACACCTATTTATCAAAACACCTTAGGACTAAACGTGGGTGCAATCAGCCCCGACGGCCGTTATATCGCACTATCCAAAAGTAATACTAACAAAGACAGCGATACTTTTATTCTTGATACGTTTAAAAAGTCACTCAAACCGCAGTTAATTTCAAAGCATGATACACCAGCGCAATATAGCCCTGAAACCTTCTCTGTTGATAGTAATTATTTATATTACTCAACAGACGCTAAAGGTGAGTTTTCACAGGTATGGCGTTATGACTTAGCCACAGGTGAACATAGCGCTGCATTAAAAGATGATTGGGATGTGAGTTTTATTTATTTCTCTAAATCGGGGCGTTATCAAGTAAGTGGTGTAAATGCTGACGCTAGCACCAAAGTAACCGTGATCGATACCCAAACAGGCAAAGAAATTGCGATGCCTACATTACCCGCAGGCAACTTACGCAGCGTTAACTTCTCAAATGACGAAAAAACGATGGCGTTTTATCTAAACTCAGATACGTCGCCAAGTAATTTATTTGTGTGGCAAGTTGGCAGCAATCAAGCAAAACAGCTTACAAATACACTAAGTAAAGAAATTAACCAAAACGACTTAGTTGAAAGCACAATCGTTCGCTTTAAAAGTTTTGATGGCCTTGAAATACCTGGCGTTTTATACAAACCAAAACAAGCAAGCAGCACAAATAAAGTTCCTGCGCTTATTTGGGTGCACGGCGGACCAGGTGGGCAAAGCCGCACCGGTTACAGTGCCATGCAGCAACATTTAGTGAATCACGGTTACGCCATTTTTGCCGTTAATAACCGTGGCAGCTCAGGCTATGGTAAAACATTTTTCCACCTAGATGATAAAAAACACGGCACCGACGACTTACAAGATATTGTATTTGGTAAGCAGCACTTACAAGGTCTGGATTGGGTTGATGCTGATAGAATCGGTATTATGGGCGGCAGCTATGGCGGCTTTATGACCGCAGCAGCGCTGGCTTTTGAACCGGAAGAATTTAAAGTCGGCATTAATATTTTTGGCGTGACAAACTGGGTACGTACCCTAAATTCTATTCCACCTTGGTGGGAAAGCTTTAAAAAGTCACTGTACGATGAAATGGGCGATCCAGCGACTGACGGTGAACGTCATCGTGCTATTTCACCATTATTTCACGCTAAGAATATCACCAAACCATTAATGGTTATTCAAGGTGCGAACGATCCGCGCGTTTTACAAGTAGAAAGTGATGAACTGGTTGCTGCGGTAAAAGCCAATGGCGTACCCGTAGAATATGTGTTGTTTGAT